A stretch of the Methylacidiphilum caldifontis genome encodes the following:
- a CDS encoding metal-dependent transcriptional regulator, with protein sequence MKKTKTYESIELSSSQEDYIKEIFHLAERGEPVTTLALAQKIGVKAASVTEMVKKLTKLGLVQRKPYYEISLTETGIRIAMEILRHHRLLETFLVEKLGYQWDEVHGEAERLEHVISEQFEQAIAKLLNHPLRDPHGDPIPSQELVMPFEEQEQELVTLDKGEKAEVKRIIAQDPQSLRFFNTLGLLPGTMVEVLEVSAEEITLQIWGKAPHQASIPLFIGKKIKVIPRQLPHRECSKEL encoded by the coding sequence ATGAAGAAAACAAAGACATATGAATCCATCGAACTGAGTTCTTCTCAAGAAGATTACATAAAGGAGATCTTTCATTTAGCTGAGCGGGGAGAACCTGTTACCACGCTGGCGCTTGCGCAAAAAATCGGAGTCAAAGCTGCTTCTGTAACTGAAATGGTAAAAAAACTGACCAAACTTGGGCTAGTCCAAAGAAAACCTTATTACGAGATTTCACTTACCGAGACAGGAATACGCATAGCTATGGAAATTTTAAGACATCATCGGCTTTTGGAAACGTTTTTAGTTGAAAAACTAGGCTACCAATGGGACGAAGTCCATGGAGAAGCTGAGAGACTTGAGCATGTCATCAGTGAGCAGTTTGAACAAGCTATTGCTAAACTTCTTAACCATCCCCTAAGGGATCCCCATGGAGATCCGATTCCTTCCCAGGAGCTGGTCATGCCTTTCGAAGAACAAGAGCAAGAGCTTGTTACGCTGGACAAAGGAGAAAAAGCTGAAGTAAAAAGAATTATTGCACAAGATCCACAATCTCTAAGATTTTTTAATACCCTTGGATTGCTTCCTGGAACCATGGTTGAAGTGCTCGAAGTCTCGGCAGAAGAAATAACCTTGCAAATTTGGGGAAAAGCCCCTCATCAAGCCTCTATCCCTCTTTTTATAGGGAAGAAAATCAAGGTTATTCCTCGGCAACTACCTCATAGGGAATGCTCAAAAGAGTTATAA
- the tpiA gene encoding triose-phosphate isomerase, producing the protein MNVRKKIIAGNWKMNKTVSEAKAFVHVLLKELEEYSAADVVICPPFTALQAICDLLSQSSSHVRLGAQNLFPASHGPYTGEISPWMLREFFCHYVIVGHSERRIHLGETDLFINKKVKAALSASLHPILCIGENLEERQQGLWKEKISQQLQLGLKEVEEKQLADCVIAYEPIWAIGTGKNATPEQAQEVHLFIREEISRLFSLQSAQKLRIQYGGSVSPENAQELLLCPDIDGLLIGGASLDVRTFCSIILNSTA; encoded by the coding sequence ATGAACGTTCGAAAAAAAATAATAGCCGGAAACTGGAAGATGAACAAAACGGTTTCCGAGGCAAAAGCTTTTGTCCATGTCCTTCTGAAAGAGTTAGAGGAATACTCCGCAGCAGATGTCGTGATTTGTCCTCCTTTTACAGCTCTCCAAGCGATCTGTGACCTGCTTAGCCAATCTTCATCTCATGTTCGACTGGGAGCTCAAAATTTGTTTCCTGCTTCTCATGGACCCTATACAGGAGAAATTTCGCCTTGGATGCTTAGGGAATTTTTCTGCCACTACGTTATCGTGGGGCATTCGGAAAGAAGGATACATCTTGGAGAGACCGATCTTTTCATCAACAAAAAGGTCAAAGCCGCCCTATCGGCTTCACTTCATCCCATACTCTGTATTGGAGAAAATTTAGAAGAACGCCAGCAGGGACTTTGGAAAGAAAAGATAAGTCAACAGCTGCAGCTAGGATTGAAAGAGGTAGAAGAAAAACAGCTCGCTGATTGTGTCATTGCTTATGAACCAATCTGGGCTATCGGTACAGGAAAAAATGCTACACCCGAACAAGCACAGGAAGTGCATCTTTTTATAAGAGAAGAAATCTCTAGACTTTTTTCCCTTCAATCCGCGCAGAAACTTCGCATTCAATATGGAGGGAGTGTTTCCCCAGAAAATGCCCAGGAACTTCTTCTTTGTCCAGATATTGATGGATTGCTTATTGGAGGAGCAAGCCTTGACGTACGCACTTTTTGTTCGATAATATTAAACAGTACAGCTTAA
- the acnA gene encoding aconitate hydratase AcnA, with the protein MSSFFPLSSLLKNFLIPGSKTSYSFVSLPDFESLFFPQLKKLPVSLRIIFESVLRNHLDKKAKKEDVEKFLSWPHVSKEEIPFYVGRILLQDFTGVPLLVDLAALRAAVYKAGKNPKEVEPLIPVDLVVDHSIQVDTFGVKNALEYNLEKELERNSQRYSFLKWAQSAFSRLRIFPPGLGICHQVNLEYLAQGVLSQQKENSVLIYPDSLLGTDSHTTMINGLGIVGWGVGGIEAEAAMLGEAYYMSIPEVVGVRLLGSLREGVMATDLVLTLTEKLRKEGVVGKIVEFFGPGVPFLSVPDRATVANMAPEYGATMGFFPIDEKVLLYLKQTGREQNLVSLVEHFYKAQHLFGVPQNPEDILYSHVVELDLDSVEPSISGPRRPQDRLSLPELPQKFLSLLTQPSSVQGYGKEPEIIKKRYRVAPYPFLKVTERQTEEIGDGSVVIAAITSCTNTSNPLAMIGAGLLAKKAVLKGLKVPGFVKTSLAPGSRVVEDYLQKSGLQKYLDQLGFAIVGFGCTTCIGNSGPLSEEIEQTIKDNNLIVASVLSGNRNFEARIHPLVRANFLMSPPLVVAFALAGSVLKNLWVEPIGKDWQAKEVFLRDLWPSSSEIQEVLAKTISPEAFKRLYTEFLEENRSWEAIDYQTGDLYSWDPYNTYIQYPPFFEESLKGNSLKPYPIVKARALCILGDSITTDHISPAGVIPLKSPAGSYLSNQGVSFKDFNSYGSRRGNHHVMVRGTFGNVRLKNLMVQGKEGGYTRHMPDGVEMSIYDAAMLYEKEKVPLIVFAGKEYGSGSSRDWAAKGTRLLGVRAVIAESFERIHRSNLIGMGVLPLEFEKGQSVKTAKIDGTELFSIPESKDFIKPGQRVFLEIERTDGSFEKIPLICRIDNEAEYNYYVQGGILAYILNRFLNSSSKDR; encoded by the coding sequence ATGAGTTCTTTTTTTCCTCTTTCTTCGTTACTTAAGAATTTTTTGATTCCTGGATCAAAAACTTCTTATTCCTTTGTTAGTCTGCCTGATTTTGAGAGCCTTTTTTTTCCTCAGTTAAAAAAATTGCCCGTTTCGTTGAGGATTATTTTTGAGTCGGTTCTACGGAATCATCTAGACAAAAAAGCAAAAAAAGAAGATGTCGAAAAGTTTTTATCTTGGCCCCATGTTTCGAAAGAGGAAATTCCGTTTTATGTGGGTCGAATTTTACTTCAAGATTTTACTGGAGTACCTCTTTTGGTGGATCTTGCTGCTCTTAGGGCTGCGGTATATAAAGCAGGAAAAAATCCCAAAGAGGTAGAACCGCTTATCCCGGTTGATCTTGTGGTTGATCATTCTATACAGGTAGATACTTTTGGAGTGAAGAACGCACTTGAATATAACCTGGAGAAAGAACTCGAAAGAAACAGCCAGCGATATTCTTTTTTGAAATGGGCTCAATCTGCTTTTTCTCGATTGAGAATTTTTCCTCCAGGATTAGGGATATGTCATCAAGTCAATCTTGAATATTTGGCACAAGGGGTTTTGAGCCAACAAAAAGAAAATTCAGTTCTTATCTATCCCGACTCTCTTCTAGGAACTGACTCGCACACGACAATGATTAATGGGCTTGGCATAGTGGGATGGGGAGTAGGGGGGATAGAAGCCGAAGCGGCAATGCTTGGGGAAGCCTATTACATGTCTATACCTGAGGTAGTTGGGGTTCGGCTGCTTGGATCTCTTAGGGAAGGAGTCATGGCTACGGATCTGGTTCTTACTCTGACCGAGAAGTTAAGAAAAGAAGGGGTAGTGGGAAAGATTGTGGAATTTTTTGGACCTGGAGTGCCTTTCTTATCCGTTCCCGATAGAGCAACTGTTGCAAACATGGCTCCAGAATATGGAGCAACCATGGGTTTCTTTCCCATTGATGAAAAGGTGCTCTTATACCTTAAGCAGACAGGAAGGGAACAAAATTTAGTTTCTTTAGTTGAACATTTTTATAAAGCTCAACATCTTTTTGGTGTTCCTCAAAATCCTGAGGATATCCTTTATTCTCACGTTGTTGAACTGGATTTAGATTCTGTTGAACCTTCCATTTCGGGCCCACGAAGGCCCCAGGACCGCCTATCGCTGCCTGAGCTTCCCCAAAAATTTCTTTCTTTATTGACTCAACCTTCTTCTGTACAGGGATATGGGAAAGAGCCAGAAATCATTAAAAAAAGATATAGAGTAGCTCCCTATCCTTTTTTGAAAGTCACAGAAAGACAAACTGAGGAAATTGGAGATGGCTCTGTAGTTATTGCGGCTATAACCAGTTGTACGAATACCTCTAATCCGCTCGCTATGATTGGAGCAGGATTATTAGCCAAAAAGGCCGTGCTTAAGGGATTAAAAGTCCCGGGTTTTGTAAAAACCTCTTTGGCTCCTGGTTCACGAGTTGTCGAAGATTACCTTCAAAAAAGCGGTCTTCAGAAGTATCTCGATCAGCTTGGTTTTGCAATCGTTGGTTTTGGATGTACAACTTGCATTGGTAATAGTGGGCCACTTTCAGAGGAGATTGAGCAAACCATCAAAGATAACAATCTAATCGTTGCCAGTGTTCTTTCGGGTAACAGAAATTTTGAGGCGAGGATTCATCCCCTGGTGAGAGCAAACTTTCTTATGTCTCCCCCTCTGGTTGTCGCCTTTGCATTGGCTGGATCTGTGCTCAAAAACCTTTGGGTAGAGCCCATAGGAAAAGATTGGCAAGCTAAAGAGGTTTTTTTAAGAGATCTTTGGCCCTCATCATCAGAGATTCAGGAGGTTTTGGCAAAAACGATCAGTCCCGAAGCCTTTAAAAGACTTTACACTGAATTTCTAGAAGAAAATCGGTCATGGGAAGCTATAGATTACCAAACAGGCGATCTCTATTCATGGGATCCCTACAATACCTATATTCAGTATCCCCCTTTCTTTGAAGAGAGCTTAAAGGGTAATTCCCTTAAACCTTATCCCATAGTAAAAGCCAGAGCTTTGTGTATTTTAGGAGATTCCATAACCACTGATCACATCTCCCCGGCAGGGGTAATTCCCTTAAAGTCTCCTGCGGGCAGCTATCTTAGTAACCAAGGAGTTTCTTTTAAGGATTTTAATAGTTATGGTTCTAGACGGGGTAACCACCATGTCATGGTAAGAGGCACCTTTGGTAATGTGCGATTGAAAAATTTAATGGTTCAAGGCAAAGAGGGAGGCTATACTAGGCACATGCCCGATGGGGTGGAGATGTCTATTTATGATGCAGCTATGCTTTATGAAAAAGAGAAAGTGCCTTTAATTGTATTTGCTGGAAAAGAATATGGCTCAGGAAGCTCAAGGGATTGGGCAGCAAAAGGGACGCGGCTTTTGGGAGTCAGAGCAGTCATTGCGGAAAGCTTTGAAAGAATTCATAGAAGTAATTTGATCGGGATGGGTGTATTGCCCCTTGAGTTTGAAAAGGGACAAAGTGTAAAAACGGCGAAAATTGATGGAACAGAACTCTTTTCCATACCTGAGAGTAAGGATTTTATCAAACCAGGTCAAAGGGTGTTTCTTGAAATAGAAAGAACAGATGGGTCGTTTGAAAAGATTCCATTGATATGCCGGATTGATAATGAAGCTGAATATAATTATTACGTTCAAGGTGGCATTTTGGCTTATATATTGAATCGGTTCTTAAACAGCAGTTCTAAGGATAGATAG
- the secG gene encoding preprotein translocase subunit SecG, translating into MYNFIIGFFLFLYVLVCAFLIFVILMQRSKQEGLGAAFGSSVTDTLFGAHTSSILIKITVWLAAFFFFLSLLLDFLNGHRISKQTLIQQKLHKADVEQKQPISPHK; encoded by the coding sequence ATGTATAATTTTATAATTGGTTTTTTTCTTTTCTTATATGTTCTAGTCTGCGCCTTTCTTATATTTGTCATTCTCATGCAAAGGAGTAAGCAGGAAGGTTTGGGTGCAGCCTTTGGTAGTTCGGTAACCGATACCCTTTTTGGTGCCCATACTTCTTCCATATTAATCAAAATAACGGTGTGGCTAGCAGCATTTTTCTTTTTTCTTTCACTATTACTGGATTTCTTGAATGGCCACCGGATCAGCAAACAAACCCTCATCCAACAAAAACTGCATAAGGCTGATGTAGAACAAAAACAGCCCATTTCTCCTCATAAATAA
- a CDS encoding peptide ABC transporter substrate-binding protein: protein MLFFFISSLLLASFLFFLEGCNSNPAVNRIVIVNGPEPESLDPQVITGQLEGRIVNALFEGLTTWNAKGEIVPAVAEKWDCLEEGTLYRFYLRKAYWNNGKPVVANDFVLSWERALNPKQGSRYADLFFWIKGAKDYNEGKIKDFSSVGIKAYGDTVLEIKLDYPIPFFLQLVAEPVFFPLPMDTIKIYGEDWIKVGNMVCNGPYVLKEWRINDRIVLKKNPYYWGQTTIQTPELVLLTTSKASTAFNLFYCGIADIILDKGLVPTFFLDKIIHKSYFHCSPIFATYFYRINTQRKALNDSRIRRALAMAIDKSRIVKIITRGGELPAGSITPPGVPGYVSPTGLPYDPKRAQQLLAEAGYPGGKGFPPLSILYNSGELNEQIATEIQAMWYQNLGIHVGLRNQEWKVYLNSLSSLDFDIARSSWVGDYADPTTFLNLFTKSSPNNETGWFNEHYEALMHKAEKTVDEKLRFQILQEGERILVEEELPIIPLYFYSGILLYDPNKIGGIEPNLLDEHPFSKLYLKKPPNP from the coding sequence TTGCTGTTTTTTTTTATTTCCTCCCTTTTGTTGGCAAGTTTCCTATTTTTTCTAGAAGGATGTAATTCTAACCCAGCGGTCAATCGTATCGTCATTGTCAACGGTCCAGAACCTGAATCTCTTGATCCCCAGGTCATTACAGGGCAACTGGAAGGAAGAATCGTAAATGCTCTTTTTGAGGGACTCACTACATGGAATGCTAAAGGTGAAATTGTTCCCGCCGTTGCCGAAAAGTGGGACTGTTTAGAGGAAGGAACGCTCTACCGGTTTTATTTACGGAAAGCCTATTGGAACAATGGCAAGCCGGTTGTAGCCAATGACTTTGTTCTTTCATGGGAAAGAGCCCTTAACCCCAAGCAGGGATCTCGATATGCAGATCTCTTTTTTTGGATTAAGGGAGCTAAAGATTATAATGAAGGGAAAATCAAGGATTTTTCTTCTGTTGGCATAAAAGCCTACGGCGATACTGTCCTGGAAATAAAACTCGACTATCCCATTCCTTTTTTTCTTCAATTGGTTGCTGAACCGGTTTTTTTTCCCCTACCCATGGATACAATAAAAATCTATGGAGAAGATTGGATAAAAGTTGGTAATATGGTTTGTAATGGTCCTTACGTTCTTAAAGAATGGAGAATTAATGATCGGATCGTACTTAAAAAAAATCCTTACTATTGGGGACAAACCACTATCCAAACTCCAGAGCTAGTCTTATTGACGACATCTAAAGCCTCAACAGCTTTCAACCTTTTCTATTGTGGCATTGCTGACATCATCCTGGATAAAGGTCTTGTTCCTACCTTTTTTTTAGATAAAATTATCCATAAATCCTATTTTCACTGCTCTCCAATTTTTGCGACCTATTTTTATAGGATTAACACCCAACGCAAGGCGCTTAACGACAGCCGTATTCGTCGTGCCCTAGCCATGGCTATTGATAAATCCCGTATCGTAAAAATAATCACCCGTGGAGGAGAACTTCCCGCCGGATCTATAACTCCTCCAGGAGTTCCGGGTTATGTTTCACCCACAGGACTACCTTATGATCCAAAAAGGGCACAACAGCTACTTGCCGAAGCGGGCTATCCGGGTGGCAAAGGATTTCCTCCCCTATCTATTCTTTATAATTCAGGGGAGTTAAATGAACAGATCGCCACAGAAATTCAAGCGATGTGGTATCAAAACTTAGGGATACATGTGGGATTAAGAAACCAAGAATGGAAAGTTTACCTTAATTCTCTTTCTTCCCTGGACTTTGACATCGCTAGGTCAAGTTGGGTGGGAGACTATGCTGATCCCACAACTTTCCTTAATCTTTTTACAAAGTCTTCACCTAACAATGAGACAGGATGGTTCAACGAACACTATGAAGCTCTTATGCATAAAGCAGAAAAAACGGTCGATGAGAAACTCCGGTTCCAGATACTCCAGGAAGGAGAAAGAATTTTAGTTGAAGAAGAACTGCCTATTATTCCACTTTATTTCTATTCGGGTATTCTACTCTATGATCCTAACAAAATTGGGGGCATAGAACCTAACTTACTTGATGAACATCCTTTCTCAAAGCTCTACCTTAAAAAACCACCCAACCCATGA
- a CDS encoding Nramp family divalent metal transporter, producing the protein MKTTQRDLPVKRSTVDSWVIQRAKEILEGKEPKIINRLFPFIGPAFITAIAYIDPGNYATNIESGSKFGYNLLWVVLLSNLMAMFVQWLSAKLGMITGKNLPEWIRDWLNCPLLCYFYWIQAEVMAIATDMAEFIGAAIGFKILFGLPLIWGALLTATITSLILYLQKQGFRLLEITVGSFVGIVAICYLLEIFIAHPNSTAILQGILVPELKSGDSLYLAAGILGATVMPHAIYLHSALTQDRIVTTDSLSKKKLLQYSLVDVFLAMSIAGLINMAMLIVSAATFHQENVSPNGLEAAYRTLIPILGQFASFVFGLSLLASGISSSTVGTLAGQIIMQGFIHFSFPLWFRRLFTMIPAIFAILLGIDPTKLMIFSQVVLSFGIGFALVPLLLISQNKKVMDSFALGPLSSLIGWAIATCIILLNLFLLVDSILKIF; encoded by the coding sequence ATGAAGACTACCCAAAGAGATCTACCTGTTAAGCGCTCCACGGTCGATTCCTGGGTAATACAAAGAGCAAAAGAAATTCTCGAAGGTAAAGAGCCAAAAATCATAAACAGGCTTTTCCCCTTTATAGGCCCTGCTTTTATCACGGCTATCGCCTACATTGATCCGGGAAACTATGCCACAAATATCGAGAGTGGTTCGAAATTCGGATACAATCTGCTTTGGGTAGTTTTATTATCCAACTTGATGGCCATGTTCGTTCAATGGCTCTCCGCCAAGTTAGGGATGATTACGGGGAAAAACCTTCCCGAATGGATAAGAGATTGGCTTAATTGCCCCTTGCTCTGTTACTTTTATTGGATTCAAGCCGAAGTCATGGCCATAGCCACAGATATGGCTGAATTTATAGGAGCAGCTATTGGCTTTAAAATCCTCTTTGGTCTTCCTTTAATATGGGGAGCCCTTCTTACAGCAACGATCACTTCCTTGATTCTTTATCTTCAAAAGCAAGGCTTCAGGCTGTTAGAAATAACCGTGGGTTCTTTCGTCGGCATCGTTGCCATCTGTTACCTATTAGAGATCTTTATAGCCCATCCTAATAGTACAGCCATTCTTCAAGGAATTCTCGTTCCAGAGCTCAAATCTGGAGACAGCCTTTATCTAGCAGCTGGCATTCTTGGGGCTACCGTTATGCCCCATGCTATATATCTGCACTCCGCTTTAACCCAAGACAGAATCGTTACAACCGATTCCTTAAGCAAAAAAAAATTGCTCCAATATTCCCTCGTTGACGTTTTTTTAGCCATGAGCATCGCAGGACTGATCAACATGGCTATGTTAATCGTTTCTGCAGCTACCTTTCATCAAGAAAACGTCAGTCCAAATGGATTAGAAGCAGCTTACCGTACCCTTATCCCTATTTTGGGTCAATTTGCTTCTTTTGTTTTTGGACTGTCTTTGTTGGCTTCCGGGATTTCTTCATCAACTGTTGGAACACTGGCTGGACAGATCATTATGCAGGGATTCATCCATTTTAGTTTTCCGTTGTGGTTTCGAAGGCTTTTTACCATGATCCCAGCTATCTTTGCGATACTTCTAGGCATAGATCCCACCAAGCTGATGATCTTTTCCCAGGTGGTTTTAAGTTTTGGGATAGGCTTTGCCCTAGTCCCTCTTCTTCTCATTAGTCAGAACAAGAAAGTCATGGACAGTTTTGCTTTAGGTCCCTTAAGCTCTTTGATTGGATGGGCTATCGCCACCTGCATCATTCTTCTAAACCTATTTCTTTTAGTAGATTCAATTTTGAAAATCTTCTAA
- a CDS encoding thioesterase domain-containing protein, with translation MKIGFYGLGPASFPYVNYSLARLNEIQLATVFPPLSSLRLYSICCLIEKKTEPLILFGYSRGAITALKLCKILSHRQKTIQFLYLIDPISYYRQRIWIPENVEQGFACFQRNGARTPFLFGQFGKGVREYLCKNPLKVRFETEQVRVLKNAQPAMHEDMVHYCFFEAKITLLSILRTAV, from the coding sequence ATGAAAATTGGTTTTTATGGTCTTGGTCCTGCCTCTTTTCCCTACGTTAATTACAGTCTTGCCCGGTTAAATGAAATCCAACTGGCCACCGTTTTTCCTCCTCTATCCTCACTACGACTCTACTCTATTTGCTGTCTTATCGAAAAAAAGACTGAACCCCTTATTCTCTTTGGTTACAGCCGAGGAGCGATTACGGCATTGAAGTTATGCAAGATCCTGTCGCACAGGCAAAAAACAATTCAATTCCTTTATCTCATCGATCCAATCTCCTATTATAGGCAAAGAATTTGGATTCCAGAGAACGTGGAACAAGGCTTTGCCTGTTTTCAAAGAAATGGAGCAAGAACACCGTTCCTTTTCGGTCAGTTTGGAAAAGGAGTTAGGGAGTACCTCTGTAAAAACCCCTTGAAAGTTCGTTTTGAGACTGAACAAGTTAGGGTGCTCAAAAATGCCCAACCCGCAATGCATGAAGACATGGTTCATTATTGTTTTTTTGAAGCAAAAATAACGCTTCTATCTATCCTTAGAACTGCTGTTTAA